From the genome of Aerococcus urinaehominis:
AATTTATGCGGGCAGCCATCAATGCGCGTCGCGATGAGGATGACCAAATCTCAGTTATGGACTTTATCAACAAGTTAGATGAGAAAATGGCAGTCCTAGAAATGCATGAAGACATGGCTGAGCGTTACCTCAACGAAGGTTTCTCCGGTGGGGAAAAGAAACGTAACGAAATCCTCCAATTAATGATGATCGAACCTACCTTTGCCATCCTAGATGAGATTGACTCTGGTTTGGATATTGATGCCCTGCAAGTGGTGGCCAATGGGGTCAACGCCATGCGCGGCGACAATTTTGGTTGCTTAATCATTACCCACTACCAACGGCTCTTGAACTATATTGTGCCAGACCATGTCCATATTATGATGGACGGCCGGGTAGTCAAATCTGGAGACGCTGAACTAGGCAAACAATTAGAGGCTGAAGGTTACAAGGGAATTGCCGACGAACTAGGCCTATCACTGGACAAGGAATAGGGGGCAATCGCCATGACAAATAACGATAAACAAGCCATCTGGCAAAGCATCCAGGACTTCTCTGTCATGCATGAGGAGCCGCAGTTTATGCTGGACCTGCGCCAGGCTGGCTTTGAAACTTATGAAGATTTAGAACTACCACGGATTGACAAGGTCAAGTACCACCGCTGGCCCCTGATTGACACCACCATTGATGCCGGTGTCCAAGGGGAGATGCTGGCGGAAGACTTTAGTCAAGGGGCAGCCAAGGCCCGCCTGGTCCAAGTAGGTAGCCAAACTTTGCTGGAACAAGTGCCCCAAGACCTGGTTGACCAGGGTGTGATTTTCACCGACATCTTCTCGGCCATGCGGGACTATCCAGAATTAGTGCAGGCCAACTACTTTACCAAGGCCATCAAGGCTGACGAGTCTAAAATGACGGCCCACCATGCTGCCTTTATGAACAACGGGATCTTTGTTTATGTGCCCGATAATGTCCAGATTGACCAGCCCCTAGAGGCGAAAATCTTCCAGGATTCCCGGGTTAAGCAAGGTTTCAACCACCATGTTCTGATTGTTGGGGGCCAAAATGCCCACTTCTCTTATGTAGAGAACTACCAGACCCTAGGTGATGAAAAAAATCCAGCCTCAATTATGACGGAAATCATTGCCGCTGATGGGGCGGTTATCAAGTATGCGGCCATTGATGAGCTGGGTGAAAACACGCATGCCTTCTTTAACCGCCGGGGTGACTTCGGCCGGGATGCCCAAATTGACTGGGCCATCGGGATGGTTAACGACGGTAATATCGTTGGTGACTTCGATACCGACCTAACTGGCGTGGGGTCACACTCAGAAATTAAGGTGGTCGGCCTATCTGCTGGTCGCCAAGTTCAAGCGGTCAACTCGCGGGTAACCAACTATGCCGACCATTCTATCGGTCATATCCTGCAAAAGGGGGTTATCCTGGACAGGGCCACTCTGACCTTTAATGGGATTGGCCATATTATCAAGGGAGCCAAGGGGGCCGATGCCCAACAAGAAAGCCGCCTCCTAATGTTTTCTGACCAGGCCCGCGGTGATGCCAACCCAATTCTCTTAATCGATGAAAATGATGTCACGGCTGGCCACGCCGCTTCAGTGGGCCGGGTAGACCCAGATGAACTCTACTATCTACTCAGCCGGGGGATTCCTTTGAAACAGGCCCAACGCCTGGTAATCCGGGGCTTCCTAGGTTCTGTGATTACGGCCATTCCATCAAAAGAAATGCGTGACCTCTTAGTTGATACCATAGAAACGAAGTTGATGTCTCTTGACTAATCCATACCGGGCTGACTTTCCCATTTTGGACCAGAAAGTTAATGACGAGCCCCTGATTTATTTTGACAATGCGGCCACCAGCCAGACACCCAAGCTGGTTCTGGACCGCCTCTATGATTATTACACCAAGGATAATGCCAACATCCACCGGGGGGTCCACAGCCTAGCTGAGCGGGCTACCCAGGCCTATGAAGCCGCCCGGATCAAGCTGGCAGGCTTTATCAATGCTCAGTCGCCTAAAGAAGTCATTTTCACTTCCGGGACCACCCAGGGACTCAACTGGCTATCTCGCAGTTTAGCCGACTTTGCCCTAGCACCAGGGGATGAAATTGTCCTCACCCAGATGGAGCACCACTCCAATCTGGTCCCTTGGCAGGAAGCGGCCCGACGCCACCAGGCCAAGCTGGTCTTTTTACCCTACCGACCGGATGGCAGCCTGACTGCCGATGATCTGGCCCAGGTGATGACCGACCGGACTAAGATTGTGGCCGTCACCCATGTCTCTAACGTCTTAGGCAGCCTAGTCCCGGTTAAAGACTTTGCTCAAATTGCCCACCAAGCCGGGGCCTATCTGGTTGTGGACGGGGCCCAAGCGGTGCCACATTTGCCAGTCGATGTCCAAGACCTGGACGCTGACTTTTATGCCTTTTCCGGCCATAAAATGTACGGGCCAACTGGGACCGGTGTCTTATACGGTAAGGCCGATTTACTGAAACAAATCGACCCCATCCAGTTTGGCGGCGAGATGATTTCCCTAGTGGAACCGACACGAGCGACTTGGGCCGACTTGCCTTACAAGTTTGAGGCCGGCACCCAAAATATCGCCGGTCAAATCGGCTTGGCCGCTGCCGTTGACTATATTGAGTCAGTTGGCGGCATGGCGGCCCTGGCCCAGCATGAAGCGGACCTAGTGTCCTATGCCATGGACCAACTGCAAAAGCTAGACTTTGTTGACATTTATGGGTCTCAGCAGGCCAGCGACCACCACGGGGTGATTGCCTTTAATGTGCAGGGTGTCCACCCCCATGACCTCGCCACTGGCCTCGATCTGGAAGGCATTGCCGTTAGGGCCGGCCACCACTGTGCCCAGCCTCTAATGGCCTGTCTCCAGGCCTCATCAACGGCCCGGATTTCTTTTGCCCTCTACAATACGCGGGCTGAAATTGACCAATTTATCCAGTCACTGACTGCTGTAAAGGAGTTTTTCACCAATGGCCTTATCTAGACTAGACCAACTATACCGGGCAGTAATCGTTGACCACTATAACAAGCCCCACCATTACGGCAGTTTGGCCAATGCCAGCAATTCCATTGAACTGCGCAACCCCACCTGTGGGGATGTCATTATTCTTTATTTAGATATCCAAGATGATGTCATCCAAGACGTGGCCTTTGCTGGGGAAGGCTGTGCCATCTCAACTGCCTCAGCCTCTATGATGTCGGACCTGATTATCGGGAAAACATTGGCTGAGGCCCAAGATTTGGCCCATACCTTCTACGATATGGTGACTGCTAAAAATGAAGACCAAAAGCAACTACAAAAAGACCTGGGCGAAGCAGCCCTGTTAGCCGGCGTTAAGAAGTTTCCTGCCCGGATTAAATGTGCCACTTTGGGCTGGAAGGCCATGGAAGGCGCCTTAGACGACCGCTACGGACAAGATACCAGCCTTGATATCGAAGACCTGGAAGGAGAATAAACAATGAGTGAAGTACCAGTAATTGATGATTACAAATTTGGCTTCCACGATGATATTGAATCTGAAGTGGAAATTGGTACCGATGGCCTTAATGAACAGGTCATTCGTGATATCTCAGCCGAAAAAGAGGAGCCAGAGTGGATGCTCCAATTCCGTTTGGATGCCTACGACCGCTACAAGCAATCCCATTTTCCTAAGTGGGGTCCAGACCTATCCCATTTAGATTTTGATGACATCACCTATTACAAGCGTAAGGCCGGTACCAAGGCCCGGACCTGGGATGATGTCCCTGATAAGATTAAGGAAACCTTTGAACGGATTGGGATTCCTGAAGCTGAACGAGCCCAATTAGCTGGGGTCGTAACCCAGTACGAGTCTGAAGTGGTCTACCAAAACATGAAAAAAGTCTACGAAGACCAGGGCATTATCTTTACCGACTGTGATTCAGGCTTGCGCGAGCACCCAGAAATCTTTAAAAAATATTTCGGAAAACTCGTCCCACCTTCAGACAACTTCCAGGCTGCCTTGAACTCTTCAGTTTGGTCAGGGGGGACCTTTATCTATGTGCCTAAGGGCGTGAAGGTTGACCTGCCCCTACAAACCTACTTCCGCATGAACGATGACCGCATGGGCCAATTTGAACGGACCCTGATTGTAGTTGATGAAGGGGCCTCAGTCGAATACATTGAAGGCTGTACCGCCCCAACTTATTCTGATTCCTCGCTCCACTGCGCCGTGGTAGAAATCTTCGTGGAAGAAGGGGGCTACTGCCGCTATTCCACCATCCAAAACTGGTCAGAATCAGTTTATAACCTGGTGACCAAACGGGCCTGGGTGGGCAAGAACGCGACCATGGAATGGGTCGACGGTAACCTGGGGGCCGATGTCACCATGAAATACCCATCTTGCTACCTGGAAGGTGAGGGTGCGCGTGGTACCATGCTATCAGTGGCCTTCGCCAATGGTGACCGAATCCAAGATACTGGGGCCAAGATGATTCACAATGCCCCAAATACCTCTAGCTCCATTATTTCTAAGTCCATCGCCCGCGATGGCGGTGCCGTTAACTACCGGGGTGACGTGGTCTTTGCCAAGAACTCCCAAGGGTCCAAGTCCCATATCGAGTGTGATACCATTCTGATGGATGACAAGTCCAAGTCAGATACCATCCCTTTTAACGAAATCCGCAACGGTAAGGTGGACCTGGAACATGAGGCCAAGGTTTCTAAGATTTCAGAAGACCAACTCTACTACCTCATGAGCCGCGGCCTATCAGAAGGTGATGCCACTGAGATGATTATCCTCGGTTTCGTTGAGCCATTCTCTAAGGAATTACCACTAGAGTACGCCGTTGAGCTCAACCGCTTGATCGCTTATGAGATGGAAGGGTCTGTGGGATAGGCCTGAAAAAGCCTTATGTAGCAAGGACTAGCCGAACAAATTGATGATTTTTGCCTGGTTTCATGCCCATATTTTTTAAAGCCCTAGCGTTGCTAGGGCTTTTTTAATTCTGCTATTTCTTAGAATGGCTGCATAACTATTGAAAAAATATTTAAGTCCATGTATGATTCAAAATGAATAGCCGCTAAATCTGCTATTCCGTTTAGCGTATACGCTGTTGTCGTCAAACT
Proteins encoded in this window:
- the sufC gene encoding Fe-S cluster assembly ATPase SufC → MSTLEIKNLHVSIEDNEILKGVNLTINTDEVHAIMGPNGTGKSTLSAAIMGHPAYEVTEGEILLDGENILELETDERARAGLFLAMQYPSEIPGITNAEFMRAAINARRDEDDQISVMDFINKLDEKMAVLEMHEDMAERYLNEGFSGGEKKRNEILQLMMIEPTFAILDEIDSGLDIDALQVVANGVNAMRGDNFGCLIITHYQRLLNYIVPDHVHIMMDGRVVKSGDAELGKQLEAEGYKGIADELGLSLDKE
- the sufD gene encoding Fe-S cluster assembly protein SufD, which gives rise to MTNNDKQAIWQSIQDFSVMHEEPQFMLDLRQAGFETYEDLELPRIDKVKYHRWPLIDTTIDAGVQGEMLAEDFSQGAAKARLVQVGSQTLLEQVPQDLVDQGVIFTDIFSAMRDYPELVQANYFTKAIKADESKMTAHHAAFMNNGIFVYVPDNVQIDQPLEAKIFQDSRVKQGFNHHVLIVGGQNAHFSYVENYQTLGDEKNPASIMTEIIAADGAVIKYAAIDELGENTHAFFNRRGDFGRDAQIDWAIGMVNDGNIVGDFDTDLTGVGSHSEIKVVGLSAGRQVQAVNSRVTNYADHSIGHILQKGVILDRATLTFNGIGHIIKGAKGADAQQESRLLMFSDQARGDANPILLIDENDVTAGHAASVGRVDPDELYYLLSRGIPLKQAQRLVIRGFLGSVITAIPSKEMRDLLVDTIETKLMSLD
- a CDS encoding cysteine desulfurase; this translates as MTNPYRADFPILDQKVNDEPLIYFDNAATSQTPKLVLDRLYDYYTKDNANIHRGVHSLAERATQAYEAARIKLAGFINAQSPKEVIFTSGTTQGLNWLSRSLADFALAPGDEIVLTQMEHHSNLVPWQEAARRHQAKLVFLPYRPDGSLTADDLAQVMTDRTKIVAVTHVSNVLGSLVPVKDFAQIAHQAGAYLVVDGAQAVPHLPVDVQDLDADFYAFSGHKMYGPTGTGVLYGKADLLKQIDPIQFGGEMISLVEPTRATWADLPYKFEAGTQNIAGQIGLAAAVDYIESVGGMAALAQHEADLVSYAMDQLQKLDFVDIYGSQQASDHHGVIAFNVQGVHPHDLATGLDLEGIAVRAGHHCAQPLMACLQASSTARISFALYNTRAEIDQFIQSLTAVKEFFTNGLI
- the sufU gene encoding Fe-S cluster assembly sulfur transfer protein SufU codes for the protein MALSRLDQLYRAVIVDHYNKPHHYGSLANASNSIELRNPTCGDVIILYLDIQDDVIQDVAFAGEGCAISTASASMMSDLIIGKTLAEAQDLAHTFYDMVTAKNEDQKQLQKDLGEAALLAGVKKFPARIKCATLGWKAMEGALDDRYGQDTSLDIEDLEGE
- the sufB gene encoding Fe-S cluster assembly protein SufB, yielding MSEVPVIDDYKFGFHDDIESEVEIGTDGLNEQVIRDISAEKEEPEWMLQFRLDAYDRYKQSHFPKWGPDLSHLDFDDITYYKRKAGTKARTWDDVPDKIKETFERIGIPEAERAQLAGVVTQYESEVVYQNMKKVYEDQGIIFTDCDSGLREHPEIFKKYFGKLVPPSDNFQAALNSSVWSGGTFIYVPKGVKVDLPLQTYFRMNDDRMGQFERTLIVVDEGASVEYIEGCTAPTYSDSSLHCAVVEIFVEEGGYCRYSTIQNWSESVYNLVTKRAWVGKNATMEWVDGNLGADVTMKYPSCYLEGEGARGTMLSVAFANGDRIQDTGAKMIHNAPNTSSSIISKSIARDGGAVNYRGDVVFAKNSQGSKSHIECDTILMDDKSKSDTIPFNEIRNGKVDLEHEAKVSKISEDQLYYLMSRGLSEGDATEMIILGFVEPFSKELPLEYAVELNRLIAYEMEGSVG